One Cellulomonas taurus genomic region harbors:
- a CDS encoding MFS transporter: MTLDHHPSARRPHPWWVGFVCGLATFVDAAATTGIGIALVLFQAASPGAEGLTGNQVGFLTAALTLGVAVGSLAGGRLGDHFGRRKVFLVTMALIVLGSVAPFLSISFPLMLLGITVIGLGVGADLPVALATISESADDSNRGKIIVFSNILGGFGIAMSVLLSIAFGHLGATGGHIIFGAFGAVGLVTLMLRLSIPESTVWLAARDERRSGVQTVRADKSSLRDLVRQPYNRPFFVLACYYTLAAVAVSIAGSFGTYVAVNLAGVDVARYNTATLVALPLAVIAQMGFMAVADTRWRMPAYVVGAAFVVLSNLIPVAFGFTFATVLTSVLMSTVAGAFCFETIMKVWTQESFPTLLRGTAQGFIYGVSRFAAAGLNAVTPMLLALNPKGLYLAVAVLAAVGFGIGWWGFRRNARNEFDTEHELEHPAPATV, translated from the coding sequence ATGACCCTCGACCACCACCCCAGCGCCCGACGCCCCCACCCCTGGTGGGTCGGCTTCGTCTGCGGCCTCGCCACCTTCGTGGACGCTGCCGCCACCACCGGCATCGGGATCGCCCTGGTGCTGTTCCAGGCCGCCTCGCCCGGCGCGGAGGGGCTGACCGGCAACCAGGTCGGTTTCCTGACCGCTGCCCTCACCCTCGGCGTCGCGGTCGGGTCGCTGGCCGGGGGACGGCTCGGTGACCACTTCGGCCGCCGCAAGGTCTTCCTGGTGACGATGGCGCTGATCGTCCTCGGCTCGGTGGCACCGTTCCTGTCGATCAGCTTCCCGCTGATGCTGCTCGGCATCACGGTGATCGGGCTGGGCGTCGGTGCCGACCTCCCGGTCGCGCTGGCGACCATCTCGGAGAGCGCCGACGACTCCAACCGCGGGAAGATCATCGTCTTCTCCAACATCCTCGGCGGCTTCGGCATCGCGATGTCCGTGCTGCTGTCGATCGCCTTCGGGCACCTGGGCGCCACCGGCGGGCACATCATCTTCGGCGCGTTCGGCGCCGTCGGCCTGGTCACCCTGATGCTGCGGCTAAGCATCCCCGAGTCCACCGTCTGGCTCGCGGCCCGCGACGAGCGTCGCTCCGGGGTGCAGACGGTCCGCGCCGACAAGTCCTCGCTCCGCGACCTGGTGCGCCAGCCGTACAACCGGCCGTTCTTCGTCCTGGCCTGCTACTACACCCTCGCCGCTGTCGCCGTGTCCATCGCCGGGAGCTTCGGCACCTACGTCGCGGTGAACCTCGCCGGGGTCGACGTCGCCCGGTACAACACCGCCACCCTGGTCGCCCTCCCGCTGGCCGTGATCGCGCAGATGGGCTTCATGGCGGTCGCCGACACCCGGTGGCGGATGCCCGCCTACGTGGTCGGCGCGGCCTTCGTGGTGCTGTCGAACCTGATCCCGGTGGCCTTCGGCTTCACCTTCGCCACCGTGCTCACCTCGGTGCTGATGTCCACGGTCGCCGGGGCGTTCTGCTTCGAGACCATCATGAAGGTGTGGACCCAGGAGTCGTTCCCCACCCTGCTGCGCGGCACCGCCCAGGGCTTCATCTACGGCGTCTCCCGGTTCGCGGCCGCCGGTCTGAACGCCGTGACCCCGATGCTGCTCGCCCTCAACCCGAAGGGCCTCTACCTCGCGGTGGCCGTGCTGGCAGCGGTCGGCTTCGGCATCGGCTGGTGGGGCTTCCGCCGGAACGCCCGCAACGAGTTCGACACCGAGCACGAGCTCGAGCACCCGGCCCCCGCCACGGTCTGA
- a CDS encoding alpha/beta hydrolase, whose product MITSTDREARPTGAAPGLMPFLRERIGTAPDRLPSDVMRSATDWVPPADVRVLHLTVPSPDGGVPVRVYRADSGTGPARTTPRPALLWLHGGGFQGGSLDWGESHVVGAELAARTGTVVVGVDYRTGSYARCADDAARAWAWTAEHARTLGADGPVLVGGASAGANLALTLAAGHRTDALPRPDGFIGAYGVYHAHVDPLDPATAAVMDTLPEPLRFRPSPRSVDAPIPGSTEQPWAAVPGDGDLGAVPPTTLICCEYDDLRPSTERLAGQLADSGVPVSLRQIPGVLHGHLNWLPGPGLPQVEQTLGHLADALSHPPTSF is encoded by the coding sequence ATGATCACGTCCACCGACCGGGAGGCCCGCCCCACCGGCGCCGCCCCCGGTCTGATGCCCTTCCTGCGCGAGCGGATCGGCACCGCCCCGGACCGCCTGCCCTCGGACGTCATGCGGTCGGCGACCGACTGGGTCCCGCCCGCCGACGTCCGGGTGCTGCACCTGACGGTGCCCTCGCCCGACGGGGGCGTGCCCGTGCGGGTCTACCGCGCCGATTCCGGCACCGGCCCCGCACGGACCACACCGCGACCCGCCCTGCTCTGGCTGCACGGAGGCGGCTTCCAGGGCGGCAGCCTCGACTGGGGCGAGTCGCACGTGGTCGGTGCGGAACTGGCCGCCCGGACCGGCACCGTGGTGGTCGGCGTCGACTACCGCACCGGCAGCTACGCCCGCTGCGCCGACGACGCCGCCCGGGCCTGGGCCTGGACCGCGGAGCACGCCCGGACCCTCGGGGCGGACGGTCCCGTGCTGGTCGGCGGCGCCAGCGCCGGGGCGAACCTGGCGCTCACCCTGGCCGCCGGGCACCGCACCGACGCGCTGCCCCGACCGGACGGGTTCATCGGCGCCTACGGCGTCTATCACGCGCACGTCGATCCGCTGGACCCGGCGACGGCGGCGGTGATGGACACCCTGCCGGAGCCGCTGCGCTTCCGCCCCAGCCCACGCTCGGTCGACGCGCCGATCCCCGGCAGCACGGAGCAGCCCTGGGCGGCGGTCCCGGGTGACGGCGACCTCGGCGCCGTGCCACCGACCACCCTGATCTGCTGCGAGTACGACGACCTGCGTCCGTCCACCGAGCGGCTGGCCGGTCAGCTCGCCGACTCGGGCGTCCCCGTCAGCCTGCGGCAGATCCCGGGCGTGCTGCACGGACACCTCAACTGGCTGCCCGGACCGGGCCTGCCCCAGGTGGAGCAGACGCTCGGCCACCTCGCCGACGCCCTGTCGCACCCACCCACCTCGTTCTGA
- a CDS encoding GDSL-type esterase/lipase family protein translates to MSASGQVVTLPDGTAVLLSGHLDLMQNDGALRPVRLPRSLWDRFPPEAESVRSVTVQASGVRLAVTTAASTLTLHARFTRFDYGDRTGPVGEVVATVDGQLVATAQAGVDQIERIAPDGSTALPTRARDSSRVLLSGLPGRTVTVTIWLPTAMAVDLLGLSGDAPVLPAELTDSPVWVHHGSSISHCADAHDPTWSWPVTAALDAGLDPINLGFSGHAMVDGFVAQAIRDTPADLISLSFGVNPVGARSLDRRTFVPAVHAFLDTVRERHPHTPVLLISSILWRGSEDVPGPSRADIGADGSVRVRTCGDPADLATGALTLATSREHLAHVARVRATRGEPTHYLDGRLLYGAEDVDVHPLPDGLHPDGPLYREIGHRFARLVFADDGLLPRRTLTRSTMPPARPLESR, encoded by the coding sequence ATGAGCGCATCCGGACAGGTCGTCACCCTGCCGGACGGAACCGCCGTGCTGCTGTCCGGCCACCTCGACCTGATGCAGAACGACGGGGCGCTGCGTCCGGTCCGGCTGCCCCGGTCGCTGTGGGACCGGTTCCCGCCGGAGGCCGAATCCGTGCGCTCGGTGACCGTGCAGGCCTCGGGGGTGCGGCTCGCGGTGACCACCGCCGCCAGCACCCTCACCCTGCACGCCCGGTTCACCCGCTTCGACTACGGCGACCGGACCGGCCCCGTCGGCGAGGTGGTCGCCACCGTGGACGGACAGCTGGTCGCCACCGCCCAGGCCGGGGTGGACCAGATCGAACGCATCGCCCCGGACGGGTCGACCGCCCTGCCCACCCGCGCCCGGGACAGCAGCCGGGTGCTGCTGTCGGGTCTGCCCGGACGCACCGTCACCGTGACCATCTGGCTGCCGACGGCGATGGCGGTCGACCTGCTGGGCCTCTCCGGTGACGCGCCGGTGCTGCCCGCGGAGCTCACCGACTCCCCCGTGTGGGTGCACCACGGCAGTTCGATCAGCCACTGTGCGGACGCCCACGACCCGACCTGGTCCTGGCCGGTCACCGCCGCCCTGGACGCCGGACTCGACCCGATCAACCTCGGGTTCTCCGGGCACGCGATGGTCGACGGCTTCGTGGCCCAGGCGATCCGGGACACCCCGGCCGACCTGATCTCGCTGAGCTTCGGGGTCAACCCGGTCGGTGCGCGATCACTGGACCGCCGCACCTTCGTCCCGGCGGTGCACGCCTTCCTGGACACCGTCCGGGAACGCCACCCGCACACCCCGGTGCTGCTGATCAGCTCGATCCTGTGGCGCGGCAGCGAGGACGTCCCCGGCCCCTCGCGGGCCGACATCGGCGCCGACGGGTCGGTCCGGGTGCGCACCTGTGGCGACCCGGCCGATCTGGCCACCGGCGCGCTCACCCTGGCGACCTCCCGCGAGCACCTGGCGCACGTGGCCCGGGTGCGGGCCACCCGCGGCGAGCCGACCCACTACCTGGACGGCCGCCTGCTCTACGGCGCCGAGGACGTCGACGTCCACCCGTTGCCCGACGGGCTGCACCCGGACGGACCGCTCTACCGTGAGATCGGCCACCGGTTCGCCCGACTCGTGTTCGCCGACGACGGCCTGCTCCCCCGGCGCACCCTGACCCGATCCACGATGCCACCCGCCCGGCCCTTGGAGTCCCGATGA
- the gtfA gene encoding sucrose phosphorylase has translation MTRPAPSTGPQLIAYADRLGGSIPALTALLRGPLAGVFDGVHILPFYTPFDGADAGFDPVDHTAVDPRLGTWSDVADLATSHTVMADMIVNHVSVDSAAFQDVLARGDRSPAAGMFLTFGSVYPDGADEAELARIYRPRPGLPFTPMTLGDTRHLVWTTFTPQQIDLDVRSTAGREYLDQVLTALTSAGVGMIRLDAVGYGVKTPGTSSFMTPETFAFIDELTAAARAQGAQVLVEIHSHYQRQIAIAERVDLVYDFALPPLVLHTLYTGDTAALRHWLDVRPSNAITVLDTHDGIGVVDVGPDQIEPHAPGLLTAAQVDALVESIHEHSGGQSREATGWAASNVDVYQVNCTFYDALDRDDARHVAARAIQLFTPGIPQVYYVGLLAGVNDMDLLARTGVGRDINRHRFDAEEVEAAWGSWATRTVLELLRLRRSHPAFGGRFRVEGEGAELILAWENGDATARLVLDAGSGVGRVEVSADGDGPARTLVLTPES, from the coding sequence ATGACCCGCCCCGCCCCCAGCACCGGCCCGCAGCTGATCGCCTACGCCGATCGCCTCGGCGGATCGATCCCGGCCCTCACCGCCCTGCTGCGCGGCCCGCTCGCCGGGGTGTTCGACGGCGTGCACATCCTGCCGTTCTACACCCCGTTCGACGGGGCGGACGCCGGGTTCGACCCGGTCGACCACACCGCCGTCGACCCCCGCCTCGGCACCTGGTCGGACGTCGCGGACCTCGCGACCAGCCACACCGTGATGGCCGACATGATCGTCAACCACGTCTCGGTCGACTCCGCCGCGTTCCAGGACGTCCTGGCGCGGGGCGACCGGTCACCCGCCGCCGGGATGTTCCTCACCTTCGGGTCCGTCTACCCCGACGGCGCCGACGAGGCCGAACTGGCCCGGATCTACCGCCCCCGGCCCGGCCTGCCCTTCACCCCGATGACGCTGGGCGACACCCGGCACCTGGTGTGGACCACCTTCACCCCGCAGCAGATCGACCTGGACGTCCGCTCCACCGCCGGCCGCGAGTACCTGGACCAGGTGCTCACCGCCCTCACTTCCGCCGGGGTCGGGATGATCCGGCTGGACGCGGTCGGGTACGGGGTCAAGACCCCCGGCACCTCGTCGTTCATGACGCCGGAGACCTTCGCGTTCATCGACGAGCTCACCGCCGCCGCCCGCGCCCAGGGCGCCCAGGTCCTGGTCGAGATCCACTCGCACTACCAACGCCAGATCGCGATCGCCGAACGGGTCGACCTCGTCTACGACTTCGCCCTGCCGCCCCTGGTGCTGCACACCCTCTACACCGGTGACACCGCTGCCCTCCGGCACTGGCTGGACGTGCGCCCCAGCAACGCGATCACCGTGCTGGACACCCACGACGGCATCGGCGTGGTCGACGTCGGCCCCGACCAGATCGAGCCGCACGCCCCCGGCCTGCTCACCGCCGCCCAGGTCGACGCGCTGGTCGAGTCGATCCACGAGCACTCCGGCGGCCAGTCCCGCGAAGCGACCGGGTGGGCGGCGTCCAACGTCGACGTCTACCAGGTGAACTGCACGTTCTACGACGCCCTCGACCGCGACGACGCACGCCACGTCGCCGCCCGGGCGATCCAGCTGTTCACCCCCGGCATCCCGCAGGTCTACTACGTCGGGCTGCTCGCCGGGGTCAACGACATGGACCTGCTCGCCCGCACCGGGGTCGGCCGCGACATCAACCGCCACCGGTTCGACGCCGAGGAGGTCGAGGCCGCCTGGGGCAGCTGGGCCACCCGCACCGTGCTGGAACTGCTCCGCCTGCGCCGGTCGCACCCGGCATTCGGCGGGCGGTTCCGGGTCGAGGGCGAGGGGGCGGAGCTGATCCTGGCGTGGGAGAACGGCGACGCGACCGCGCGGCTGGTGCTGGACGCGGGTTCCGGGGTCGGCCGGGTGGAGGTCAGCGCCGACGGCGACGGGCCGGCGCGGACGCTGGTGCTGACGCCGGAGAGCTGA
- a CDS encoding DUF2971 domain-containing protein: MSQSTSAWTPPLAPADAPVYHYTTAVGLIGIMTNRELWATEASGLNDISEFRDGLTYLGTWMRETGGPMTGRILSMLKEDGYWAPSRPSEVFVLSATLDRDDAAQWRLYGGRQAGYAVELDPAVPLGVISGDSSEPKESRFSMFNLGGESTVAPWCRVAYTTASKNKMLQSLLDWARDDDRAFRVRSRSMKRRGASEDFISDEAFLADERLKTAIGTAAALIKPEGFRSEREVRAVASVGVPQLHTRFRATEYGIVRYLRLAAGEGSNVVVKDTQVDGRPKRRLPAQGVVVGPTPYFEQGRDTVVELCKVGGIDEPRVEHSIVPLRV, translated from the coding sequence ATGTCGCAGTCGACCAGCGCTTGGACGCCGCCACTCGCGCCAGCGGACGCCCCCGTCTACCACTACACGACCGCAGTGGGACTCATCGGGATCATGACGAACCGCGAGCTCTGGGCGACCGAAGCGTCGGGCCTGAACGACATCTCTGAGTTCCGTGACGGGTTGACGTACCTGGGTACTTGGATGCGCGAGACCGGCGGCCCGATGACCGGGCGAATCCTGTCCATGCTGAAGGAAGACGGGTACTGGGCACCAAGCAGACCCTCCGAAGTGTTCGTCCTCTCAGCGACGCTGGATCGTGACGACGCCGCCCAGTGGCGCCTGTATGGCGGCCGGCAAGCCGGTTACGCGGTCGAGCTCGATCCGGCAGTGCCGTTGGGTGTGATCTCTGGCGACTCGTCCGAACCCAAGGAATCACGCTTCTCGATGTTCAACCTCGGCGGCGAATCAACGGTCGCGCCCTGGTGTCGTGTGGCGTACACCACCGCGAGCAAGAACAAGATGCTGCAGTCGCTGCTGGACTGGGCGCGAGACGACGACAGGGCATTCAGGGTGCGCTCTCGCTCGATGAAGCGCCGTGGGGCATCCGAGGACTTCATCTCCGACGAAGCGTTCCTCGCTGACGAGCGCCTTAAGACTGCGATCGGCACGGCAGCTGCCTTAATCAAGCCGGAGGGCTTCCGAAGCGAACGCGAGGTCCGCGCGGTGGCGTCAGTAGGCGTCCCACAGCTGCACACACGATTCCGGGCAACCGAGTACGGCATCGTGCGGTACTTACGCCTTGCAGCGGGCGAAGGTTCGAACGTCGTAGTCAAGGACACGCAGGTCGACGGGCGACCAAAGCGTCGACTGCCCGCTCAGGGCGTTGTCGTTGGGCCCACCCCGTACTTCGAGCAGGGCCGCGACACGGTCGTTGAGCTCTGCAAGGTCGGAGGCATCGACGAGCCTCGCGTCGAGCACTCGATCGTGCCCTTGCGGGTCTAG
- a CDS encoding alpha/beta hydrolase, whose product MTIVPFSTPVEGLTLRGSLSLPGDGTGRYPAVALFHGFGGNRTEGARLFVSLARALNDAGFAVLAWDRAGHGESDGEFFDTHVTQDVRHAHAVLAALAARPEIDPDGIHLVGLSLGSVIAAAVAAGSPVPIPALVMWSTAAVFVDDIASGQIQGRSLDTLDTVGYFDFMGQRMGPAMVRDARDFDPYAAAAGYRGPTLLLHGTEDFVPVRYAERYLEVLGPEATLEVVPGADHGWMTVPHRDHVIARTVQHLLAHRSPRSGGAR is encoded by the coding sequence ATGACGATCGTCCCGTTCAGCACCCCCGTCGAGGGGCTGACGCTCCGTGGTTCGCTGTCCCTGCCCGGCGACGGGACGGGACGGTACCCGGCCGTCGCCCTGTTCCACGGGTTCGGCGGCAACCGGACCGAGGGCGCCCGACTGTTCGTCTCCCTGGCCCGCGCCCTGAACGACGCCGGGTTCGCGGTGCTGGCCTGGGACCGGGCCGGGCACGGGGAGAGCGACGGGGAGTTCTTCGACACCCACGTCACCCAGGACGTCCGGCACGCGCACGCCGTGCTCGCCGCCCTCGCCGCCCGGCCCGAGATCGACCCCGACGGCATCCACCTGGTCGGCCTCAGCCTGGGGTCCGTGATCGCCGCGGCGGTCGCGGCCGGCAGCCCGGTGCCGATCCCGGCCCTGGTGATGTGGTCCACCGCCGCCGTGTTCGTCGACGACATCGCCTCCGGGCAGATCCAGGGTCGGTCGCTCGACACCCTGGACACCGTCGGCTACTTCGACTTCATGGGACAGCGGATGGGGCCGGCGATGGTGCGGGACGCCCGGGACTTCGACCCCTACGCGGCCGCGGCCGGGTACCGGGGGCCGACGCTGCTGCTGCACGGCACCGAGGACTTCGTGCCGGTCCGCTACGCCGAGCGGTATCTGGAGGTGCTCGGGCCGGAGGCCACCCTGGAGGTGGTGCCGGGTGCCGACCACGGCTGGATGACCGTCCCGCACCGCGATCACGTGATCGCCCGCACCGTCCAGCACCTGCTCGCGCACCGTTCCCCCCGGTCCGGCGGTGCACGATGA
- a CDS encoding P-loop NTPase fold protein, which yields MTRFTAPGARTRRQGEVNEMVDDLVSDMALTSGDGDRLDHEAIVKVAADMVLATEAPVNIALFGSWGSGKSSFLASLRASLEGRSPSVRVVRYDAWKYGGRALKLNFIESVADDLGIKTEDFGTGLRMDQETIRVKLGRYLRTNWKALALGLIVAAVIATLWFFATSIAAFLVSRERGFGAAMDITVSGLGSVLSLALIALLVGPRMLDSAVVKVTDPAPQTDDQFASRFKKLVGKATDKGKKKLVVFVDELDRCSPKDVVATLVDLKTFLEVPGCVFVVAADREVLESALQQVPQSTPIRESDPYYSTPGAFLDKIFQHQLSLPPLRPQTLTKFARDLVTGQGGVWAELRAAQPDNKLFLEVVYLLVPVHVRSPRRVKVLLNHYATTVRTAQSRGLDWLPRASEIAMYTVLQVEFPRLAADLATAPMLLAHLRGAPVPAGAERLAHLVNQYVSAETAEPAGPMLDSENDEDGSAKEANRVLNAQLRSYLAKAAAQGIDDPRPDLFYMQSAGFEHGITDPEVGHVIDVAADLSPDEVLEALDGQPASVLTTAAHLLAQQAEDELGPGRTTIVESLCRLLEKLDHDDLRKVAELVEPIVWSVTREGGLRDGAIPGAFTLGVVTGRTDLVDELVARYSADEFAEKGLLTRLGPVLGSGDELQVETVRRLLLESYQNHPEPMHDLLRTLPLDTARNLWALSRDRIDELLSEMASDSASRAATTTKTTSAAAVEKPDAAGRWRDLLDAVLGRADNAGLLISGVLMLGQLSDVPAVQAAVLDREDDALEHITDAHKRTEHALVALAHAPIANCGWWADLVTADAADETLARRAVVRLFAGLPGASSSVASRIEKAVRASLGYLDETGMETAADSFVSAAAALEWTVDADEKAQRTALYGIAQDLLASSQAKRVREAVVDDLVGAFESYFAPETVADVLARVRQLDRDTAADVDAAFEERDAALAELVASVRVRLTARNVASMPALPLDLMLEVAPLAESKDNLVSDWVKLQPSVEDYIRVQPLRAAATDVLGTYAGRLTVEDRTTLWLATASRGVTYLTAIGKHGLTATAFTTITDLLTRATAQQERTSLAERALTARPANAAAGRALADLALALLGTDVRGDGPLAAKLALQLGDTSHGRLAALRTAFDTEVARSNHKLTQKQITELRDNKLLSKKKDIVSRAVDSVRGRKGKH from the coding sequence ATGACCCGTTTCACGGCTCCCGGCGCGCGCACGAGGCGCCAGGGCGAGGTCAACGAGATGGTCGACGACCTCGTCAGCGATATGGCGCTGACCAGTGGTGACGGCGACCGACTCGACCATGAGGCGATCGTGAAGGTCGCCGCGGACATGGTCCTCGCGACCGAGGCACCGGTGAACATCGCACTCTTCGGGTCGTGGGGCTCAGGCAAGTCCTCGTTCCTCGCTTCACTTCGCGCCTCCCTGGAGGGACGAAGCCCCAGCGTCCGAGTCGTCCGGTACGACGCGTGGAAGTACGGCGGCCGGGCGCTCAAATTGAACTTCATCGAGTCAGTCGCGGACGACCTCGGCATCAAGACGGAGGACTTCGGCACCGGTCTGCGGATGGACCAGGAGACCATCCGGGTGAAGCTCGGACGGTACCTGCGCACCAACTGGAAGGCGCTCGCGCTCGGACTGATAGTGGCTGCGGTCATCGCGACGCTCTGGTTCTTCGCCACGTCGATCGCGGCCTTCCTCGTGAGTCGCGAGCGAGGCTTCGGCGCGGCGATGGACATCACCGTGTCCGGCCTTGGCTCCGTCCTCAGCCTCGCGTTGATTGCCCTGCTCGTCGGCCCGAGGATGCTCGACTCGGCAGTCGTCAAGGTGACCGATCCCGCTCCGCAGACCGACGACCAGTTCGCGTCACGGTTCAAGAAGCTCGTGGGGAAGGCGACCGACAAGGGCAAGAAGAAGCTCGTCGTGTTCGTCGACGAGCTCGACCGGTGCAGCCCGAAAGACGTCGTCGCGACACTCGTCGACCTCAAGACGTTCCTCGAAGTGCCGGGGTGCGTGTTCGTCGTGGCTGCTGACCGTGAGGTGCTGGAGTCGGCGCTCCAGCAGGTCCCGCAGAGCACCCCGATCCGCGAGAGCGACCCGTACTACTCCACGCCGGGTGCGTTCCTCGACAAGATCTTCCAGCACCAGCTCTCGCTGCCGCCGCTGCGCCCGCAGACACTCACGAAGTTCGCTCGCGACCTCGTCACCGGTCAAGGAGGCGTGTGGGCCGAGCTGCGCGCCGCGCAGCCTGACAACAAGCTCTTCCTCGAAGTCGTCTACCTTCTGGTCCCTGTGCACGTGCGCAGCCCAAGGCGTGTGAAAGTCCTGCTGAACCACTACGCGACGACCGTTCGGACGGCGCAGTCCCGTGGCCTGGACTGGCTTCCGCGCGCGAGCGAGATCGCGATGTACACCGTCTTGCAGGTCGAGTTCCCGCGCCTGGCTGCCGATCTCGCGACCGCCCCGATGCTCTTGGCTCACCTGCGTGGTGCACCGGTTCCCGCCGGTGCGGAGCGCTTGGCGCACTTGGTCAACCAGTACGTCTCCGCCGAGACTGCGGAGCCGGCCGGGCCGATGCTCGACTCGGAGAACGACGAGGACGGGAGCGCGAAGGAGGCGAACCGTGTCTTGAACGCCCAGCTGCGGTCTTACCTCGCCAAGGCAGCGGCGCAGGGCATCGACGACCCCCGCCCTGACTTGTTCTACATGCAGTCGGCTGGCTTCGAGCACGGGATCACCGACCCGGAGGTCGGGCACGTCATCGACGTCGCCGCCGACCTGTCGCCCGACGAGGTGCTTGAGGCCCTCGACGGGCAGCCGGCGAGCGTCCTCACCACCGCTGCGCACCTGCTCGCCCAGCAGGCCGAGGACGAGCTCGGCCCCGGCCGCACGACGATCGTGGAGTCGCTGTGTCGGCTGCTGGAGAAGCTCGACCACGACGACCTGCGAAAGGTCGCCGAGCTGGTGGAGCCGATCGTCTGGTCGGTGACGAGGGAGGGCGGACTGCGCGACGGTGCGATCCCGGGGGCGTTCACGCTCGGGGTGGTCACCGGACGGACCGACTTGGTGGACGAGCTGGTCGCGCGCTACTCCGCGGACGAGTTCGCCGAGAAAGGTCTGCTGACGCGTCTCGGTCCCGTTCTTGGATCCGGGGACGAGCTGCAGGTCGAGACTGTGCGCCGACTGCTGCTGGAGTCGTACCAAAACCACCCGGAGCCGATGCATGACCTGCTGCGCACGTTGCCCCTCGACACCGCGCGGAACCTCTGGGCACTGAGCCGAGACCGGATCGACGAGCTGCTGTCTGAGATGGCCTCCGACTCGGCGTCGCGGGCCGCGACGACAACGAAAACGACCAGCGCGGCCGCTGTGGAGAAGCCGGACGCCGCGGGACGATGGCGCGACTTGCTGGACGCCGTCTTGGGGCGCGCCGACAACGCAGGCTTGCTCATCTCCGGCGTCCTGATGCTCGGGCAGCTCAGCGACGTCCCGGCCGTGCAGGCTGCGGTGCTCGACCGGGAGGACGACGCGCTCGAGCACATCACGGATGCGCACAAGCGGACGGAGCACGCCCTGGTCGCACTGGCTCACGCGCCGATCGCGAACTGCGGTTGGTGGGCGGATCTCGTCACCGCCGATGCAGCGGATGAAACTCTCGCGAGACGCGCCGTCGTGCGTCTGTTTGCGGGCCTGCCTGGGGCGTCCAGCTCGGTCGCGTCGAGGATCGAGAAGGCTGTACGGGCTTCGCTGGGGTACCTCGACGAGACCGGCATGGAAACGGCGGCGGACTCGTTCGTGAGCGCCGCCGCAGCGCTCGAGTGGACCGTGGACGCGGACGAGAAGGCGCAGCGAACCGCGCTGTACGGGATCGCGCAGGATTTGCTCGCCAGCAGCCAGGCCAAGCGTGTGCGTGAAGCGGTCGTGGACGACCTGGTCGGCGCGTTCGAGTCCTACTTCGCTCCCGAGACCGTGGCTGACGTGCTGGCCCGCGTGCGGCAGCTGGACCGAGACACCGCCGCCGACGTCGACGCCGCCTTCGAGGAGAGGGACGCCGCTCTGGCTGAGCTCGTTGCCTCAGTGCGGGTCCGTTTAACCGCGCGGAACGTCGCTAGCATGCCAGCGCTGCCTCTCGACCTGATGCTGGAGGTCGCGCCGCTTGCCGAGTCGAAGGATAATCTCGTCTCCGACTGGGTCAAGCTGCAGCCCTCCGTTGAGGACTACATCAGGGTGCAGCCGCTCCGCGCTGCCGCCACTGACGTGCTAGGCACCTACGCCGGACGGCTCACGGTCGAAGACCGGACCACCCTATGGCTCGCCACGGCGTCCCGTGGCGTGACCTACCTCACCGCCATCGGGAAACACGGCTTGACCGCTACCGCCTTTACGACGATCACCGACCTTCTGACGCGGGCGACCGCGCAGCAAGAACGCACCAGCCTTGCCGAGAGGGCCTTGACGGCACGCCCCGCGAACGCCGCAGCCGGGCGCGCACTCGCCGACCTCGCGTTGGCACTGCTGGGAACGGACGTCCGCGGAGACGGGCCCCTCGCCGCCAAGTTGGCG